In Micromonospora sp. WMMD980, the following are encoded in one genomic region:
- a CDS encoding D-Ala-D-Ala carboxypeptidase family metallohydrolase, whose product MRVNTLKRAAVAFALALPGAAVATAVAAPPAHADGCYTWTRTLASGSSGTDVRQLQIRVAGWAGYGGIVRVDGRYGPETAAAVRRFQAAYGLRADGVAGPQTFAKIYALQDDDCTPKHFSYAELDNGCGKGGWSGGPLSASATRENALRAMWKLEALRRSLGDKPLYVTSGFRSIACNRQVGGASDSQHLYGGAADLTSRSRTLCEIARSARDRGFSGIYGPGYPDHGDHVHVDSRRENTKDKSPNATDWSAPKCGVN is encoded by the coding sequence GTGCGCGTCAACACCCTGAAGCGGGCGGCCGTCGCGTTCGCGCTGGCCCTGCCCGGGGCCGCCGTCGCGACCGCCGTCGCCGCGCCACCGGCCCACGCCGACGGCTGCTACACCTGGACCCGGACGCTCGCCTCGGGCAGTTCGGGCACCGACGTCCGGCAGCTCCAGATCCGGGTGGCCGGCTGGGCCGGATACGGCGGCATCGTGCGGGTCGACGGGCGGTACGGACCGGAGACGGCTGCCGCCGTACGGCGCTTCCAGGCCGCGTACGGACTGCGCGCCGACGGCGTCGCCGGCCCGCAGACGTTCGCCAAGATCTACGCCCTGCAGGACGACGACTGCACGCCGAAGCACTTCAGCTACGCCGAACTGGACAACGGCTGCGGCAAGGGCGGGTGGAGCGGGGGGCCGCTCTCGGCGTCGGCCACCCGGGAGAACGCGCTGCGCGCCATGTGGAAGCTGGAGGCGCTGCGGCGCAGCCTCGGCGACAAACCGCTCTACGTCACCAGCGGCTTCCGCAGCATCGCCTGCAACCGGCAGGTCGGCGGCGCCTCGGACAGCCAGCACCTGTACGGCGGCGCGGCCGACCTGACCTCGCGCAGCCGGACCCTCTGCGAGATCGCCCGCTCGGCCCGGGACCGGGGCTTCAGCGGCATCTACGGCCCCGGCTACCCGGACCACGGCGACCACGTGCACGTGGACTCCCGCCGGGAGAACACCAAGGACAAGTCACCGAACGCCACCGACTGGTCCGCCCCGAAGTGCGGGGTCAACTGA